The genomic DNA CAGCCTGGTGATTTCGTACTATCAGTTCGGATGCGAGATAGAGTGACGCATGTTATTATAAGAAGAaaagacaataaatacgatGTTGGTGGCGGTTTACAGTTCGACGACCTCGTCAGCCTCGTGGATCACTATCGCAACTACCCCATGGTGGAAACCACAGGCGATGTGCTGAGGCTCATTCAACCCTTCAACGCAACTCGCATTCAGGTGCAACACTTTCACACACGAGTCAAACAACTGCAGAAAGAAAACGAGGGCCCGATTGAGAGCATGGCTTACAAACAGGGCTTCTGGGAGGAGTTTGAAACATTGCAGATGATGGAGAACTTACAGCTCTTCGACAGAATGGAAGGTTCCAAACCAGAGAACATAAGAAAAAATCGGTATAAAAACATCATACCCTTCGATCACACTCGTGTCATTCTCCGGGACATCCCGCTGGACGGACCGCCAGGCTCAGACTATATTAATGCAAATTATATCCGATGCGACTTTATCGATTCCAATTCTGAGTCGCAAGATTTAAACGGGAGAAACGAGAACAGCTCACCACATGGAAAGGATGGCACATCATCTAAAAACAAGGACAAATCCTCCCCAACACACACGAGCGTCATAATAATAGAAGAACACCCTAGAGAACATACAAAAGGTTACGGGAACGGTACTCATAAGCATTTACCGCCTTACGAGCCGAGCGTTCTACGCACCAATCCAAACTACGTGAACACAACCATCCCTAAAACCAAGGAGAAGGTCGAAAACGGAGGTCCAGAtaaggtgtacaataaaatctaCATCGCGACCCAGGGCTGCCTATCCACTACGATTTACCAGTTCTGGTCCATGATATGGCAGGAAGATGTGCGTATCATAATAATGACGACTAAAGAAATTGAGCGCGGCAAAGTAAAATGTGAACGGTATTGGCCAGAGCTGAACAAGACGGAGGTGATAAAGAAGTACACTATTTTGAACGAGTCAGAGTCATCGACGCAGGATTACACGTTGAGACGTTTCATAGTGACAAAGAAAGACGAACCGAATGCAAAGAGGACTATTTATCATTTCCATTTCATCGCGTGGCCGGATCACGGCGTGCCTTCGGAGCCGGGCCGAGTACTGAACATACTGCTAGACGTCAACTACAGGTTACAGCAGATCATGACGAATAGCGACCCACCGAGCCAAGCCGTCGTATGCGTGCACTGCTCGGCCGGCATTGGCAGAACTGGAACGTTTATCGTCATCGATATGATTCTAGATCAGATACGGAAGGAGGGATTCGATTGCGAAATCGACATTCACCGCACCGTGCAAATGGTCCGCGACCAACGGTCTGGCATGGTGCAAAACGAAGCCCAGtacaagtttatttatatgGCCTTGTTAGAGTTCATCGAGACTGAAAAGCAGAGAGTTGGTTTAGTGGCTTTGAATCCGACGCAGGCGCTGGAGTCTTTGCGAATTTGATCCAGccccaataatattttttgtacatttcgGGAAAGGAAAACAAATCTTTTTAAACGCtttatcaatcaaaaatattgtaaaggGGGAAtatatgtagataataaaggtCTCCCAAAACGGTAGTGTTGTAACTTGTTAGATTTGTTAGGTGTAACTTTCGAATCTATGctgtttaataatttgattattatagatttattaatagttgcaatacaatatgtatatataaatatttatgtatatatttctatacttacataattaatgtaaagttTGAACAGTATGTTTGAAATAATCTCACAAACTCTTTTCTGTCCAATTTAGCATggacacaatattttttttggaaacgaAATTTTACTCTATAGACCGTCATCTTAATTTGTATCGGTGTCGAAGTAGTTTGAACCTGATGGGATGCAATCCAAATCGCGTCCTGAGGTTCTTAGACCTTTTATACAGATACTTCGATCCATTTTCACTGTCAATGTCAATATTTTACCTGTGCTTGATATTCCGCCGGTTCAGAAGCATCTCTCAATTCTTGAGGTAATTTCTCAACTAACACTTCCTTCCCAGTTCTGCAGTTTGCCGACTCTCCATCGTCCACAAACCTTCGAAAGGGCGCGCTAAAAATCTTATATTAAGTGAAAGCGACTATAACAGAACGCACGCTGTTTTTTTTGCCTTTACTTTCTGCATTGTTCTGTGCTCCAAACACGGTCTGAAGATCTGTAAATGCATGCTAATATTCGAATACGTGAACTGAATGAGGTTGagattttaataatgtatagaaaagaaaatatatataacagttAACTCACATCGGCTTGGACACCTTGCATTTGGCTTTTCACCAGGACACGAAAACCTTTCCACCATTGCAAAGCTGACACTCGAAAATTTTGTGATGCAAGTATCCTCGGTCCGCCAATGTTTGTTGACCTTTGTTTAGAAATggtgataaaaaagtaatatatctATGAAACGGAGACCTGATAAATCTTTTAAATAGTTGGTTTAAAATTGTACttttactacataatataatatgaagcCCGTAAAAG from Pararge aegeria chromosome 5, ilParAegt1.1, whole genome shotgun sequence includes the following:
- the LOC120623862 gene encoding tyrosine-protein phosphatase corkscrew, translated to MITRRWFHPSLNGVDAERLLLERGRDGYFLARPSMSNKGDFTLSVKRGTEVTHIKIQNNGEFLDLYGGEKFATLSELVQFYMDNQGQLREKNGNIIRLKTPLNCADPTTERWYHGQLTAKEAERIMLENGRNGSFLVRESQRQPGDFVLSVRMRDRVTHVIIRRKDNKYDVGGGLQFDDLVSLVDHYRNYPMVETTGDVLRLIQPFNATRIQVQHFHTRVKQLQKENEGPIESMAYKQGFWEEFETLQMMENLQLFDRMEGSKPENIRKNRYKNIIPFDHTRVILRDIPLDGPPGSDYINANYIRCDFIDSNSESQDLNGRNENSSPHGKDGTSSKNKDKSSPTHTSVIIIEEHPREHTKGYGNGTHKHLPPYEPSVLRTNPNYVNTTIPKTKEKVENGGPDKVYNKIYIATQGCLSTTIYQFWSMIWQEDVRIIIMTTKEIERGKVKCERYWPELNKTEVIKKYTILNESESSTQDYTLRRFIVTKKDEPNAKRTIYHFHFIAWPDHGVPSEPGRVLNILLDVNYRLQQIMTNSDPPSQAVVCVHCSAGIGRTGTFIVIDMILDQIRKEGFDCEIDIHRTVQMVRDQRSGMVQNEAQYKFIYMALLEFIETEKQRVGLVALNPTQALESLRI